In a single window of the Leptolyngbyaceae cyanobacterium genome:
- a CDS encoding DUF928 domain-containing protein — MDWIKLPFTLTTLTATLSLSILAIANLPTKVQAGDRQATFAEKYPNGWQISQTYVPPNRDAPTSTLGGASRGICLDNAELLKSLMPANNLAFTTQDYPTLYWYIPKSTAKALELEVRYGKDESTWQKRTFTVPIATGVVSVNLQNSNLPPLKVGETYHWFFRMVCRDTTANDSGDRSGDAIVEGWIERVEANDLAQKLESVAPNDRPAVYAEAGIWQDSLSSLAELIRTNPNDRTLTVKWEKLLKSAGLDELVDKPLVDCCTASK; from the coding sequence ATGGATTGGATTAAATTACCGTTTACCCTTACTACTCTGACCGCAACTCTCAGTTTAAGTATCCTTGCGATCGCAAACTTGCCAACAAAAGTACAAGCGGGAGATCGACAGGCAACCTTTGCCGAAAAATACCCCAACGGTTGGCAAATCAGTCAAACCTACGTACCCCCTAACCGGGACGCCCCTACTTCAACCTTGGGAGGTGCATCGCGAGGTATTTGTTTAGACAATGCCGAACTTCTCAAGTCCTTGATGCCTGCCAATAACTTGGCATTCACTACCCAAGATTACCCAACGTTGTATTGGTATATACCTAAATCTACGGCAAAAGCTTTGGAATTGGAGGTGCGTTATGGCAAAGACGAGTCAACTTGGCAAAAAAGAACCTTTACTGTTCCGATCGCAACAGGTGTAGTTAGCGTTAATTTACAAAACAGCAACTTACCGCCATTAAAAGTGGGGGAAACTTATCATTGGTTTTTCCGAATGGTTTGCCGCGATACAACTGCCAACGACTCTGGAGACAGAAGCGGGGATGCTATTGTAGAAGGATGGATCGAGCGAGTGGAAGCAAATGATTTAGCGCAAAAGCTAGAGAGCGTAGCACCAAACGATCGTCCAGCCGTATATGCAGAAGCAGGTATTTGGCAAGACTCACTTTCCTCTTTAGCGGAGTTAATTCGTACAAATCCAAACGATCGAACCTTAACAGTTAAGTGGGAAAAACTCTTGAAGTCGGCGGGATTAGATGAGTTAGTTGACAAACCCCTAGTTGACTGCTGCACGGCAAGCAAGTAA
- a CDS encoding alpha/beta hydrolase, whose product MVANFLPKLAAQLTEKTSIELAQKIEFYEIVTPLSEQTISTSYLRQGEGKTPILLLHGFDSSVFEFRRLLPLLADESETWAIDLLGFGFTERIPALKISPNAIATHLYYFWKTAIGQPVILVGASMGGAAAIDFTLTYPQAVKKLVLIDSAGMTQGPAIGKYLFPPLGYLATSFLRNPKVRQKISINAYFDEKFASLDAQICAALHLQMPRWNEALIAFTKSGGYQVFGDRLSQIKQPTLILWGDKDKILGTVDAEKFAKAIPHSQLIWIEKCGHVPHLEKPQITAQHILDFCGEIEE is encoded by the coding sequence ATGGTTGCTAACTTTTTACCTAAATTAGCTGCCCAATTAACAGAAAAAACTTCAATTGAACTGGCTCAAAAAATTGAGTTTTATGAGATTGTCACTCCTTTAAGCGAACAGACAATTTCTACTAGTTACCTTCGTCAGGGCGAGGGCAAAACACCAATTTTATTATTGCACGGTTTTGATAGCTCGGTATTCGAGTTCCGTAGGTTGTTGCCGCTGCTGGCAGATGAAAGTGAAACTTGGGCGATCGATCTGTTGGGTTTTGGCTTTACCGAAAGAATACCCGCCCTGAAAATCAGCCCAAATGCGATCGCCACCCATCTGTACTATTTTTGGAAAACCGCGATCGGGCAACCCGTAATCCTAGTAGGCGCTTCGATGGGAGGCGCAGCAGCAATTGATTTTACCCTCACTTACCCGCAGGCAGTAAAAAAGTTAGTATTAATTGACAGCGCGGGAATGACCCAAGGGCCAGCCATTGGTAAATATTTGTTTCCGCCTTTAGGTTACCTAGCTACTTCATTTTTGCGAAATCCAAAAGTCCGGCAAAAAATTAGCATTAACGCTTACTTCGATGAAAAATTTGCCTCTTTAGATGCTCAAATTTGTGCTGCATTACATTTACAAATGCCTCGTTGGAACGAAGCATTAATTGCTTTTACTAAAAGTGGTGGTTATCAGGTATTTGGCGATCGACTTTCCCAAATCAAGCAGCCAACCTTAATTTTATGGGGAGACAAAGACAAAATATTGGGTACGGTTGATGCAGAAAAATTTGCCAAAGCAATTCCTCACTCTCAACTAATTTGGATTGAAAAATGTGGTCATGTTCCACATCTAGAAAAACCGCAAATCACTGCCCAACACATTTTAGACTTTTGCGGTGAAATAGAAGAATAA
- a CDS encoding NlpC/P60 family protein, whose product MTAFLWLGAIILFWQQKFARFFGLFLALIISAIVVLPGYQVSGNVLREAYVNELNYYEGSPYVWGGENKFGIDCSGLVRRALVNANLKQGLISFNPKLIRESFSLWWYDASAEALGKEYRKLTKFLFKTDSINQLDHSQIQKGDIAVTLDGIHTLAYIGNKTWIEADPSYLKVIKVKIPEPNNPWFKVPVNILEWRQFETN is encoded by the coding sequence TTGACCGCGTTTCTTTGGCTGGGTGCTATAATTTTATTTTGGCAGCAAAAATTTGCCCGATTTTTCGGTCTTTTTTTAGCTTTAATTATTAGCGCGATCGTTGTCTTACCCGGTTACCAAGTAAGCGGGAATGTTTTGAGAGAAGCTTATGTAAACGAACTCAATTACTATGAAGGTTCACCTTATGTTTGGGGTGGCGAAAACAAATTTGGGATTGACTGCTCCGGTTTAGTCCGGCGAGCTTTAGTGAATGCTAATTTAAAACAAGGATTAATATCTTTTAATCCTAAATTAATCAGAGAAAGTTTTTCTTTGTGGTGGTACGATGCTTCTGCTGAAGCGTTAGGGAAAGAGTACAGAAAGCTAACCAAATTTTTATTTAAAACAGACAGTATTAACCAACTGGATCATTCCCAAATCCAAAAAGGTGATATCGCCGTAACATTGGATGGCATTCACACCTTAGCTTACATCGGAAATAAAACGTGGATCGAAGCAGATCCGAGTTATTTAAAAGTAATTAAAGTAAAAATACCAGAGCCAAATAATCCCTGGTTTAAAGTGCCAGTCAACATATTAGAATGGCGGCAATTTGAGACAAATTAA
- a CDS encoding ABC transporter ATP-binding protein, translated as MQSIFISQVGKILSKFFQKRPHQQHPHPLKRLIEYGKDYRQQMWLATTYSILNKIFDLAPPALIGIAVDVVVNQKDSIIARWGVEDVFGQFLILSILTVIIWILESAFEYAYARLWRNLAQKIQHDLRLDAYNHIQELELAYFEERSTGGLMSVLSDDINQLERFLDVGANDLIQVATTVLIIGGAFFILAPSVAWMAMLPMPFIIWGSVFYQRLLAPRYAEVREKVGFLNSRLANNLSGIMTIKSFTAEEYESRRLAIDSDAYRQSNRRAIALSAAFVPLIRMIILAGFTALLLYGGVAAVAGKMSVGTYSVLVFLIQRLLWPLTRLGETFDQYQRAMASTNRVMNLLDTPIAIHTGDVALPVSSVRGELVLRNVTFAYNGRQPVIENLSLHIPAGKTIAIVGSTGSGKSTLVKLLLRLYEVQAGTITLDGIELRDLKLKDLRSCIGLVSQDVFLFHGSVAENIVYGTFEATITDVIEAAKIAEAHDFIMELPQGYETIVGERGQKLSGGQRQRIAIARAVLKNPPILILDEATSAVDNETEAAIQRSLEKITVNRTTIAIAHRLSTVRNADCIYVMEYGKLVESGNHEELLDKQGIYASLWRVQSGLK; from the coding sequence GTGCAAAGTATATTTATTTCCCAAGTGGGTAAGATTTTGTCTAAGTTTTTCCAAAAGCGTCCCCATCAGCAACACCCCCATCCCCTCAAACGGTTGATTGAGTACGGGAAAGATTATCGCCAGCAGATGTGGCTGGCAACTACTTACTCAATTCTGAATAAAATTTTCGACTTGGCACCACCTGCCTTGATTGGGATTGCGGTTGATGTGGTAGTCAATCAAAAGGATTCGATAATTGCACGGTGGGGAGTGGAAGATGTTTTTGGGCAATTTTTGATTCTTTCTATTCTGACGGTAATTATTTGGATTTTGGAATCGGCTTTTGAGTACGCTTATGCTCGATTATGGCGGAATTTGGCGCAAAAAATTCAGCACGATTTACGTCTTGATGCTTATAACCATATTCAAGAACTGGAATTAGCTTATTTTGAAGAACGCAGTACGGGTGGGTTGATGTCTGTTTTGAGCGATGATATCAACCAACTAGAGCGTTTTCTGGATGTGGGAGCTAATGATTTAATTCAAGTTGCTACGACGGTGCTAATTATTGGCGGCGCTTTTTTTATTCTGGCTCCCAGCGTTGCTTGGATGGCAATGCTGCCGATGCCTTTTATTATTTGGGGTTCGGTATTTTATCAGCGTTTGCTGGCACCTCGTTATGCAGAAGTAAGGGAAAAGGTGGGTTTTCTCAATAGTCGGCTGGCGAACAATTTGTCAGGAATTATGACAATTAAAAGCTTTACGGCGGAGGAATACGAGTCAAGGCGTCTGGCAATAGATAGCGATGCTTATCGCCAAAGCAATCGCCGCGCTATTGCGCTTTCGGCGGCTTTCGTGCCTTTAATTCGGATGATTATTTTGGCAGGATTCACTGCTTTGCTGCTGTATGGGGGTGTGGCAGCAGTGGCGGGTAAAATGTCTGTCGGTACTTATAGCGTATTAGTATTTTTAATTCAACGATTGCTTTGGCCTTTGACGAGATTGGGTGAAACTTTTGACCAGTATCAACGAGCAATGGCATCTACCAATCGGGTTATGAATTTGTTGGATACGCCGATCGCAATTCATACTGGGGATGTGGCGTTACCTGTGAGTTCGGTACGGGGTGAATTGGTATTGCGAAACGTTACTTTTGCCTACAACGGTCGGCAGCCAGTAATTGAAAATCTTTCCCTGCATATTCCAGCTGGAAAAACGATCGCGATCGTCGGTTCCACTGGATCTGGGAAGAGTACGTTGGTAAAATTACTTTTACGGCTATATGAAGTGCAAGCAGGCACGATTACTCTTGATGGAATAGAGTTGCGCGATCTCAAGTTAAAAGATTTGCGATCGTGTATCGGTTTGGTCAGTCAGGATGTATTCTTATTTCATGGCAGCGTGGCAGAAAATATCGTTTACGGTACTTTTGAAGCGACCATCACAGATGTGATAGAAGCTGCTAAGATAGCGGAAGCTCATGACTTTATCATGGAACTGCCGCAAGGTTATGAAACGATCGTAGGTGAGCGAGGACAAAAGTTATCTGGTGGGCAAAGACAAAGAATTGCGATCGCGCGGGCTGTTTTGAAAAATCCACCGATTCTCATCCTAGATGAGGCAACTTCAGCAGTGGATAACGAAACAGAAGCAGCTATTCAGAGATCCCTAGAAAAGATAACCGTAAATCGCACTACGATCGCGATCGCTCATCGCCTTTCCACTGTCCGAAATGCAGATTGTATTTACGTGATGGAATATGGGAAATTAGTTGAGTCGGGAAATCATGAAGAACTACTCGATAAACAAGGCATTTATGCCAGCCTTTGGCGAGTGCAATCCGGTTTGAAATAG
- a CDS encoding saccharopine dehydrogenase NADP-binding domain-containing protein: protein MSSTLLIYGANGYTGTLIAKLAAQKGLEPILAARNPDKVEPLARELSLEYRTFSLDDEAAIDEALADVTVVLHCAGSFSRTSKPMVDGCLRTKTHYLDITGEVAVFEAIANRDSEAKAAGIMLLPGVGFDVVPSDCLAAHLKSRMPDATQFSLAFQILGGVSRGTATTVVENQNKGGLIRRNGIITPVPAAWKTRTVDFGQGLVEATTVPWGDVSTAYYSTGIPNIELYAAFSPSQRKAIVLSRYIGWLLALPPVQQFLKYQIQKQAPGPNDLERTKGQSFLWGEVANNAGDKLVSRLQCPEAYTLTAITALTIARKVLAGQVAFGFHTPSQVYGADLILEIEGVTRKD from the coding sequence ATGTCATCTACTTTACTTATATATGGTGCTAACGGTTATACAGGCACTCTGATTGCCAAGCTAGCCGCTCAAAAAGGATTAGAACCAATTTTAGCGGCACGCAATCCCGATAAAGTAGAACCTTTAGCCAGAGAACTCAGTTTGGAATATCGGACATTTTCTCTAGATGACGAAGCTGCTATAGACGAGGCTTTGGCAGATGTGACAGTGGTACTGCACTGCGCTGGGTCATTTTCTCGCACTTCTAAGCCGATGGTGGATGGATGTCTGCGGACAAAAACCCACTATTTAGACATTACCGGAGAAGTAGCGGTATTTGAAGCGATCGCAAATCGCGACAGCGAAGCTAAAGCTGCCGGAATCATGCTATTACCCGGAGTTGGATTTGATGTAGTTCCTTCCGACTGTCTAGCCGCCCATCTCAAATCTAGAATGCCCGATGCTACTCAGTTTTCCCTCGCTTTTCAAATTTTAGGCGGAGTATCGAGAGGAACCGCCACCACAGTCGTAGAAAATCAAAATAAAGGAGGCTTAATCAGGCGAAATGGCATTATTACCCCCGTTCCCGCCGCCTGGAAAACCCGCACCGTTGACTTCGGACAAGGCTTAGTAGAAGCTACCACAGTTCCTTGGGGCGATGTATCTACTGCTTACTACAGTACGGGTATTCCCAACATCGAACTTTATGCAGCATTTTCACCATCTCAACGTAAAGCGATCGTTCTCAGCCGTTACATTGGGTGGTTATTAGCTTTACCCCCAGTGCAACAATTCCTCAAATATCAAATTCAAAAACAAGCACCCGGGCCAAATGACCTCGAACGAACTAAAGGCCAAAGTTTTTTGTGGGGAGAAGTTGCAAATAATGCTGGTGACAAGTTAGTTTCTCGGCTGCAATGCCCGGAAGCGTATACTCTCACGGCAATCACTGCTTTAACAATTGCCCGAAAAGTCTTAGCAGGTCAGGTAGCTTTTGGCTTCCATACTCCATCCCAAGTTTATGGCGCAGATTTGATTTTAGAAATTGAAGGTGTCACGCGAAAAGATTGA
- a CDS encoding carboxymuconolactone decarboxylase family protein: protein MTYKNAVTDDNELQEALKKINPKFGDLCTRVAGEVWGLPLIDQKTKALITIAVDVVNQDQVGPGSPFGAHVKMAMKQGATKEEIEELLLFMCAYAGFNKVAGCFGALNEILGPPA, encoded by the coding sequence ATGACATACAAAAACGCCGTAACTGACGATAACGAACTGCAAGAAGCTTTGAAGAAAATTAACCCAAAATTTGGAGATTTATGCACCCGGGTAGCAGGCGAAGTTTGGGGATTGCCTTTAATTGACCAAAAAACCAAAGCTTTAATTACGATCGCAGTTGATGTAGTAAATCAGGATCAAGTAGGGCCGGGAAGTCCTTTTGGAGCCCACGTCAAGATGGCCATGAAGCAAGGCGCGACCAAAGAAGAAATTGAGGAACTACTTCTGTTCATGTGCGCTTATGCTGGATTTAATAAAGTTGCGGGTTGCTTTGGCGCTCTCAACGAAATTTTAGGCCCACCAGCTTGA
- a CDS encoding EthD domain-containing protein, protein MRKTDYSIRDQNGKVAFYVLLWKRKGIKLDIFDDYWRDVHGPVCARLPGQYQYWQFHLAHNQGGIWPVIDGVDYTTLEEDQFDGIAELTFQSDANRQTWFKSAAILMDDEHNLFSKAIGYNSSPGNSITYVDGIDTGDPNGSPGILKFHVLVKKTNNVNVDAFRQYMKETFAPNIVKSNLVLKLRLHLFDEVDNSRPDAAGVVHYEPVEKQYQAAFEIAFSNPLELEQFFTSQAYADATKDIARYVKQICPFPERTAYTFVYDGKMTLAGQRSSTVAELITNIGATNQLKEDITCLMLDQKLVISQSNGANPMMTNSQTSASVKKRINYYKDLSADYSRPGLVSSYVAKKLIEDAEKFVAMKERKLPEIGPSYTLEQIEKENKEWWPTHCEALRQGRGDILTGEYRDDLVYLCQDGPYYGLEQQKEREKHWWALIAQPGVTMCWPIVMFHGEVTYFEWKCVDDETNETLAKGNVTWVRRGHRGACYLKTEQLTFYRDVYAPNELIRLITT, encoded by the coding sequence ATGAGAAAGACTGACTATTCGATCCGAGATCAAAATGGAAAAGTAGCCTTTTACGTTTTATTATGGAAAAGAAAAGGCATAAAATTAGATATTTTCGATGATTATTGGAGAGATGTTCACGGCCCGGTTTGTGCTAGATTACCCGGTCAATATCAATATTGGCAATTTCATTTAGCACATAATCAAGGTGGGATCTGGCCAGTTATCGATGGAGTAGATTACACTACTTTAGAGGAAGACCAATTTGATGGCATTGCTGAATTAACATTTCAATCAGACGCGAACCGTCAGACCTGGTTTAAATCAGCCGCCATTCTGATGGATGACGAACATAATTTATTCAGCAAAGCGATTGGTTACAATAGCAGTCCCGGTAATTCCATCACCTATGTTGATGGCATCGATACAGGAGACCCTAATGGTTCTCCAGGTATCCTAAAGTTTCATGTTTTGGTGAAGAAAACGAATAATGTCAATGTAGATGCTTTTCGCCAATATATGAAAGAAACTTTTGCACCAAATATTGTTAAAAGTAACTTGGTGCTAAAGCTGCGACTACATCTGTTTGACGAAGTAGATAATTCTCGCCCGGATGCCGCTGGAGTGGTTCATTACGAACCAGTAGAAAAGCAATATCAAGCTGCCTTTGAAATTGCGTTTTCTAACCCCCTGGAATTGGAGCAATTTTTCACTTCTCAAGCATATGCCGATGCCACCAAAGACATAGCAAGGTACGTGAAACAAATCTGCCCATTTCCAGAAAGAACAGCTTACACTTTTGTCTATGACGGCAAAATGACTCTCGCCGGTCAAAGAAGTTCTACAGTCGCAGAATTAATCACCAATATAGGTGCAACCAACCAGCTGAAAGAAGATATTACTTGTCTGATGCTGGATCAAAAACTTGTCATATCACAATCTAATGGAGCAAACCCAATGATGACAAATTCTCAAACCAGTGCAAGTGTCAAAAAGCGCATTAATTATTACAAGGATTTGTCTGCTGATTATTCCAGACCGGGGCTGGTTTCTTCTTACGTAGCGAAAAAATTGATCGAGGACGCCGAAAAATTTGTCGCGATGAAAGAAAGAAAGCTACCTGAAATAGGGCCTAGTTACACTTTAGAACAAATTGAAAAAGAAAATAAAGAATGGTGGCCTACTCATTGCGAAGCATTGAGACAAGGACGGGGAGATATTTTAACTGGTGAATATCGCGATGATTTAGTTTATTTATGTCAAGACGGGCCATATTACGGTTTGGAACAACAAAAAGAACGGGAGAAGCATTGGTGGGCGTTAATTGCTCAACCAGGGGTAACGATGTGTTGGCCGATCGTCATGTTCCACGGTGAAGTTACCTACTTTGAATGGAAGTGCGTAGATGATGAAACCAACGAAACACTGGCGAAAGGAAACGTTACGTGGGTACGACGCGGACACCGAGGTGCTTGTTACTTGAAAACCGAACAACTCACCTTCTATCGTGATGTATATGCCCCCAACGAACTGATCCGGTTGATCACCACCTAA
- a CDS encoding nuclear transport factor 2 family protein, which produces MTDHRAYKNAVLDDKELQAGLKAINPKFGELVTRIAGELWGLPLIDQKTKALITIAVDVVNQSHRGAGNPFPAHVKMALGQGATREEIEELLLFLCAYAGFNKVAGCFGTLNEILAANSVEQRKSAMITATKKADYSTRDRKGNVAFYVLLWKRKGITLELFDNYWKDVHGPVCARLPGQYQYWQFHLARNEGGLWPNIEGVECSCPEEDQFNGIAELTFQTESDRQTWFKAAAILMDDEHNLFSKAIGYNTSPSNSRTYADGIATGDPNGAQNLLKFHVLVRKADRASTEGLRQYLTDTFAPSVTSSDSVLKFRIHLFEEVDNSRPDAAGVVHYEPAEKQYQASFEIAFANSLEMEKFFASKEYEKAVKDMAKYVKALYPFPERTTYTFVYDGKMTLAGERSAKVAELITNIGATNQLREDIVSLMNGKMSQPNFQQNGKASLGHYLQGVQHIGVTVSDMKQSLEFYTELLGGKLVIPENGLVGDDMQNTLFQKEELDALAQGQDPRNIDIPKLRDGKDALDIKFISFGNTCVELIYFRDGANPNASKTSVGAVPSHIGHVNAMHLSFHVKEDIDLNEFAKILEQECHKRGMTNVVCNRIVNVKSEAERRAVALKYNSFKFWEEEDFNSNGHVEHHFGDFEGWALFYCKGPNGEQLEFNQVTRKVKNKFIQAQQEYNRANGTSFTFPEGKISPITQQQAGTMTEEKMPGKNIDLVKRLFSRGEAFDSEGFVTFFTDTPVYQFGNFDVCLDKQSIKKSADNFFSQINAVYHEIKAMWEVGDVVFVEMDVAYWRKDGSMISLPCSDIFRVEGDKFSELRIFMDVNPVFNPSIPVPSSASVLTVSQGKRMIPPGTMRRHFAEHPEGKERVAKGYVPKWAIDGPKWAIGSESSTSNLSPQVQVAAKISECVIQGKWEELKDYLTDDIFYKVGSGEPVYGKQAVADFLSTLVRTTAKFQSHNVRKIWDEPGVVMIEMDANYLRLRDQKKIKIACSDIYRLRGNQVSEWRVYADMAPFFEA; this is translated from the coding sequence ATGACAGACCATAGAGCCTATAAAAATGCAGTTTTAGATGATAAGGAACTGCAAGCAGGGTTAAAAGCGATTAACCCCAAATTCGGAGAACTTGTTACTCGCATAGCAGGTGAACTGTGGGGTTTGCCTTTAATCGATCAAAAAACCAAGGCTCTAATCACGATCGCAGTTGATGTTGTAAATCAGAGCCATCGCGGTGCTGGAAATCCTTTTCCAGCACACGTAAAGATGGCTCTTGGGCAAGGAGCAACCCGCGAGGAAATCGAAGAACTTCTTTTGTTCTTATGTGCGTATGCGGGCTTCAATAAAGTTGCGGGCTGCTTCGGCACACTTAACGAGATTCTCGCTGCAAATAGTGTTGAACAAAGGAAATCCGCAATGATTACAGCAACGAAAAAGGCCGATTATTCAACACGCGATCGCAAAGGAAATGTAGCCTTTTACGTTCTCCTTTGGAAACGGAAAGGAATTACCTTAGAGCTTTTCGATAACTACTGGAAAGACGTTCACGGCCCAGTTTGCGCTCGCCTGCCAGGTCAATATCAATACTGGCAATTCCACCTAGCCCGCAACGAAGGCGGTTTGTGGCCGAATATAGAAGGAGTAGAGTGTAGCTGTCCGGAAGAAGACCAATTTAATGGCATTGCCGAACTAACTTTCCAGACAGAAAGCGATCGCCAAACCTGGTTTAAAGCTGCTGCCATTTTAATGGATGACGAACACAACTTGTTCAGTAAAGCGATCGGCTACAACACCAGCCCCAGTAATTCCCGAACTTACGCTGACGGAATCGCCACCGGAGACCCCAACGGAGCGCAAAATCTCCTCAAATTCCACGTTTTAGTCCGAAAAGCCGATCGCGCTAGCACAGAAGGCTTACGTCAATACCTGACAGATACTTTTGCCCCATCAGTTACCAGTAGCGATTCGGTACTCAAATTCCGAATCCACCTGTTTGAAGAAGTAGATAATAGCCGCCCCGATGCCGCTGGTGTAGTTCATTACGAACCCGCCGAAAAGCAATATCAAGCATCCTTTGAAATTGCTTTTGCCAACTCTTTAGAAATGGAAAAGTTTTTTGCTTCTAAAGAGTATGAAAAAGCCGTAAAAGACATGGCTAAATATGTCAAAGCCCTCTATCCATTTCCGGAAAGAACTACTTACACCTTTGTCTACGACGGCAAAATGACTCTCGCTGGCGAACGTTCCGCCAAAGTAGCAGAATTGATCACTAACATCGGAGCAACCAATCAACTCAGAGAAGATATCGTTTCTCTCATGAACGGTAAAATGTCTCAACCTAACTTTCAACAAAATGGTAAAGCAAGTTTAGGTCACTACCTGCAAGGAGTACAGCACATCGGCGTAACAGTTTCAGATATGAAACAATCCCTGGAATTTTACACCGAATTGTTGGGAGGAAAATTAGTCATCCCTGAAAATGGCTTGGTAGGGGATGATATGCAAAACACTCTTTTTCAAAAAGAAGAGTTGGATGCCCTCGCCCAAGGTCAAGACCCCAGAAATATTGATATTCCCAAACTCAGAGACGGGAAAGACGCCTTAGATATTAAATTCATTTCTTTCGGTAACACCTGCGTCGAATTAATTTACTTCCGAGATGGCGCAAATCCCAACGCTAGTAAAACTTCTGTTGGCGCAGTTCCTTCTCACATAGGTCATGTCAATGCGATGCACCTTTCTTTTCACGTAAAAGAAGACATCGACCTCAATGAATTCGCCAAGATACTCGAACAAGAGTGTCACAAACGAGGCATGACCAACGTTGTTTGCAATCGCATCGTTAACGTCAAATCAGAAGCAGAAAGAAGAGCCGTTGCTCTCAAATATAATTCCTTCAAGTTTTGGGAAGAAGAAGATTTTAATTCCAACGGACACGTAGAACACCACTTCGGTGACTTTGAAGGATGGGCGCTATTTTACTGTAAAGGGCCAAACGGCGAACAACTGGAATTCAACCAAGTTACTCGCAAGGTGAAAAATAAATTCATACAAGCCCAACAAGAATACAACCGAGCAAACGGAACATCTTTTACTTTTCCTGAAGGCAAAATTTCCCCAATTACCCAACAGCAGGCAGGAACTATGACAGAAGAAAAAATGCCCGGAAAAAACATCGACTTAGTAAAGCGATTGTTCTCAAGAGGCGAAGCATTTGATTCCGAAGGTTTCGTTACTTTCTTCACCGATACGCCAGTTTATCAATTCGGAAATTTCGATGTTTGTTTAGACAAACAATCCATTAAGAAATCAGCCGATAATTTCTTCAGCCAAATTAACGCCGTTTACCACGAAATTAAAGCAATGTGGGAAGTGGGAGACGTGGTATTTGTGGAAATGGATGTAGCTTACTGGCGTAAAGATGGGTCAATGATTTCCCTTCCCTGTTCCGATATTTTCCGCGTTGAAGGGGATAAATTCTCGGAATTGCGGATCTTTATGGATGTCAATCCAGTATTTAATCCCAGCATTCCCGTTCCCAGTTCGGCTTCCGTTTTAACAGTCAGCCAAGGCAAAAGAATGATTCCACCCGGTACTATGCGGCGTCACTTTGCCGAACATCCGGAAGGAAAAGAACGAGTAGCTAAGGGATATGTTCCTAAATGGGCAATTGACGGGCCAAAATGGGCAATCGGTTCGGAAAGCAGCACTAGTAATCTTTCTCCACAAGTACAAGTCGCTGCCAAAATTTCTGAATGTGTCATCCAAGGTAAATGGGAAGAACTCAAGGATTATCTAACCGATGATATATTCTACAAAGTCGGTTCCGGCGAGCCAGTTTACGGTAAACAAGCAGTAGCAGACTTTTTATCGACGCTAGTAAGAACTACTGCGAAATTCCAAAGCCATAACGTGCGGAAAATTTGGGATGAACCTGGGGTAGTGATGATCGAAATGGATGCCAACTATCTGCGTCTGCGAGATCAAAAGAAAATTAAAATTGCCTGCTCTGATATTTATCGCTTGCGGGGAAATCAAGTAAGCGAATGGCGAGTTTATGCAGACATGGCTCCTTTTTTTGAAGCTTAA
- a CDS encoding nuclear transport factor 2 family protein, which translates to MSPQVDTAANVANSVINGQWEELKQYLTDDIFYKVGSGEPVYGKQAVVDFLSNMVSTTAKFQSHNVRKIWDEPGIVAIEMDANYVRLRDQKKLKIACCDIYRMRDNKVSEWRVYADMAPFFED; encoded by the coding sequence ATGTCACCACAAGTAGATACTGCTGCCAACGTAGCAAATTCAGTTATTAACGGTCAGTGGGAAGAACTCAAACAATATTTAACCGATGACATTTTTTATAAAGTCGGTTCCGGCGAACCAGTTTATGGCAAACAAGCGGTGGTAGACTTCCTATCTAATATGGTGTCAACTACTGCTAAGTTCCAAAGCCATAACGTGCGAAAAATTTGGGACGAACCCGGTATAGTCGCGATCGAAATGGATGCGAACTATGTACGCCTCCGCGACCAGAAAAAGTTGAAAATTGCTTGCTGCGATATTTACCGGATGAGAGATAACAAAGTGAGCGAATGGCGGGTTTACGCAGATATGGCTCCCTTCTTTGAAGATTAG